The Hippoglossus hippoglossus isolate fHipHip1 chromosome 10, fHipHip1.pri, whole genome shotgun sequence DNA segment CGTCGTCTGTCCGCAGAGCGCCTCTCTGTCGATCCGCTCTTTGATTACAATGACTCCTCTTTCTTTATTCAGCTCGATGTATTCTGTACTGTCTCCGGTATATATTTGAGCTTTCCCCGATTTCAGCCGTTTCACATCCAAACCCAAATCCTGCGCTATGTTACCGACCAAAGATCCTTTGGCCATTTCCTCAGGGATGGAGTAGCTGACCTGCCCAGAAACCAAGCTGAGGGAAACAAACGACACAAACAACAGTAGGCCTACTTGCCGTGTCATTGTTCCCTCCGACATATCCCGGTGCATAAAAGAGTGGTTTCAAATCCGTTTTTCAGTCAAAGAATGTTCGACAAAAAAATCAGTAAAATAATCCACAATCCTCAGTCGCAAGAATGCACCCAATTCTCCTGCTGTCTCCGTGTTTGTTCATCTCCTTTTTCCAAGCAGTGCCTTTTCGGTCATGTAAGTCTATTTCTTCCTCGGTAACGTTCATAAATGATGGGGGAGGTACAGCCACACTGAGCTCTGAAATCTCAGACGCCTGGCCAACAGCGTCCCTCCGAGTTGGAGGCACTGAACTACATATGCacatgcttgttttttttctgatttgtaaGTGGTTGATTACAATGGCCAGTCAAGTTTGTTCATTTTGATTACTCactatttattaataaaacaagaACTGacttactgcacatttaaaaatgatatgATGCTGTATTGATACAGGAACACATTTTATGCATTCCCGttttacacaaatacagaaacacacataagCCCAGGAAATcagacacacacgtgtgcacaaTGAGCCAGCTACGAAGGCAAGATGCACAAAAAAAGACGTTAATTCAAATATACTTATGAATGAAACCGTACGTTAGtatgcatgaaaacaaaaggaacaaataatgaattgaaGCCATTGTAGGAGAATGTGCTTGTTTTGATTAATGAGAGTTTTACAGATCAAAAAGACAATGTCTGATTATTTCAAAACTATTGTTTGTTGTTCTTCTATTCTTAAAGGTTTATGCTTTTCAaataatttcattcattctgttttATGTGTGCTGGTAATGTTGACACTGGTGCTCAAATCAGGAAACATGCACAATAATTGACACAATTATAATTGTCTGGTAAacctgaaatatttaaattaagatCAAGTATATAAtggtaaattattttttaattgtaattCCATAGAACTTAAGGAAAAATTGCAAACCACTATATAATTTTCAAACACAAttgcaaaaagaagaagaaaagtgacTACCAAAAGCTTGCTACATAAAATCCACAAAAAGCAGAGGCAGTTGAATCAAGTAATCCTTTGATATTAAAGTCCTCGCTCCGAATGAATTTCTGGCTGTTGTCCATCTCGGAAACTACAGTTTGATCTCTCTCGtgtctaaaaagaaaaaggaggttCTGCCTAATCTGACTCAACTCTGGATACTTGTTTCACCGACCAACAGTGTCACTTAATGTCCAAAGCATGAACaaaggcagaaaataaaatgtttttgccATGCATTCCGGTGGATATGAGCTAGATTTGTTAatgaaaaccaacaaaaaaGACATTACCATCCttcaagataacacaaaaaataaCACTATGTTTACAACTTGTGAATTTCatttatcaacaaaataacTGTATATCTCTCAGTGATAGGAACCAGACATTTAATCACCCCGTAGATGCACTCTGCAACATATatggactcacacactcactcacccaATACTGCAAACCCCCTCCTCGACAGAGAATtaagcagcagctgaaaaggGGCAGTGGAGCTGTCCACGAGTTGTGGTTCTGAAAATGCCTCACGAGTTACTAGTTATGGACACAAGGGCACCCACTGTTTACTGACCTCTCTGAAAAAGCACAGACATAACTTTAATCAATAAGTTAAAGGCCTCACCTCAAGAGGAGAGTCTGGTTCATCCAGGATGCTCTTTTCACTCTGAATCCGTTGCATCGTCCCTGTAGAACTGGGGTCCATTATCAGCACGTTCTGACTACCAGCTCCGCCGAACTTACAGTCACTCTTTCTGGAGTCAGTCGTCCTGCACACCTCGTAATTGTACACGTGTTGGAGAGTCCCTGCCCCCAAAGTGTCTGAGTAACGTGGTGGATAATATGGAATCACAGGGAGATTTGAGTGAAACAGGACGCGAGACTGTCTCCATCTGTAGATTTTCACTGAGATAATAACCACTACACACGTGATGAAGAGGAACGAAACTACAGCCAGAGCCAACACTAAGTAAAAAGTCAGGTTGTCATTGTACTCCTTGTCGTGCGTAAAGTCAGTGAACTCCGACAGCACTTCAGGGAAGCTGTCTGCCACCGCCACGTTAACAACGACTGTAGCTGAACGAGAGGGCTGCCCGTTGTCCTCCACTATAACActcagtctttgtttcactgcgTCTTTATCAGTGACTTGGCGGATAGTTCTTATTTCTCCATTCTGTGAGCCCACTTCAAACAGCGCCCTGTCTGTGGCTTTCTGCAGTTTATAGGAGAGCCAGGCATTCTGTCCAGAGTCCACATCAACAGCCACCACTTTAGTCACCAGATAGCCCACATCTGCTGAACGAGGCACCAGTTCAGCCACCAGAGAGCCACCAGTCTGGACTGGGTACAGAACCTGAGGGGGGTTGTCGTTCTGGTCCTGGATCAGTATTTTCACACTAGCGTTACTactgagtggaggagagcctCCATCCTGAGCTTTGACAATAAGTACAAGCTGCTTGATCTGTTCATAATCAAATGAGCGCACTGCATGTATAACTCCAGTTTCAGAGTTAATAGATACATAAGAAGACACTGGGTTGCCACTGACCTGTGTTTCCTCTAGAAGGTATGAAATTCTTGCATTTTGATTCCAATCAGAATCTTGTGCACTCACAGTGAATATTGACATCCCAGGAATATTATTTTCAATGATATCAGCAGAATAATTCGGTTTGCTAAAGACTGGAGCATTATCGTTTACATCAGATATTTTGAGGTGTATAGTTACTTTAGTGAAAAGTGGAGGTGACCCTGAATCGGTAGCACTTATGGTTATGTTGTATTCTGGTTTGGATTCACGATCAAAGGGTTCATCTGAAagcaaattataataattagTCAAAGATGATTGGATTTTAAATGGGTGTTTGGGATCCACCGAGCATGTTATTTGACCATTTCTTTCAGAGTCAGCatcttttacattaaaaactgCTATAGTCGTGCCTGGAGAGACATCCTCTGAAATCAGACTGGTGAATGACATTATATTTATAGCTGGAGCATTATCATTTATGTCAGTGACCTCAACAACCACTTTGCTTGAGTCACTTAAGCCACCCTGGTCTTTGGCAATCACTCTTATTTcgtattttttgtctttttcgaAATCAATATTATCAGCAACTGTTATTTTGCCAGATAAACTATCAATCTCAAACATTTCCCCAGACTTTCCCTTTACATTTGAGAAAGTATATGTAACTAGGCCATAAGACCCACTGTCAGCATCTGAAGCATTCACAGTAGCTATATAGGTGCCTATAGCTGCATTTTCTGTCACAGAGGCAGTGTACAGTGATTGATTAAATACAGGAGAATTATCGTTAGCATCTAGAACAGTGATCTCTATGTTTACTGTACCAGATCGCTGTTGAGTTCCTCCGTCTACTGCTATCAGCTTTAATGACAGGTGTGGGTTCATCTCTCTGTCTAATGGCTTCTGTAAAATCATTACAGCGAATTTGAGTCCGTCTGCGTTCGAGTGCTGCTTCAGAGCAAAATTATCATTAAGcgataaaacataattttgcaGGCTGTTCAGCCCCGCGTCTGGATCATATGCGCTTTCTAAATCGAAATGCGATCCCATCGTTGCAGATTCGCTAATTTCTAGGTTAATCACCTTATTTTTGAAAGTTGGCGCATGGTCATTTATATCTAATATTTCTACCGTCACCCTGTGCAGTTCAATTGGATTCTCTAAAATAATTTCAAAGCTGAAACTACACGGTGTCACGTCTCCACAAAGCTCCTCTCGGTCTATTCTCTCATTCACGACTAGTATccctttgtctgttttcagctccGTATACTGGTTGTTCTCCCCCGTCACGATGCGGGCGCGACCAGAACGAAGCCTTTTCAGATCCAAACCAAGGTCTTGTGCTACATTACCGATTAGTGAAcctttcttcatctcctccggTATCGAATAACGGATTTGGCCGCTGACGGTAGAAATCATGAAGACAAAAACGAAGAGTTGCAATGTCAGAGTCCAACACGACAGCCATTTTCCGCATCGATGCTGGCGTATCCCCATGTCGTTAAGAGTTAAATCCAATTGAAACAGTGAATTAAATCCTTCAGCCAGACACGTAGATGCAAGATATACACTCCAGTTCAATATAGCTGCATTTCTCTTCAGCAGAATTGTTCGAGTATTCAGACAAAAACACGCCGTGTCAGAGCAACTGTGGTTGTGTCGGACGCCTCCTTATACGAGggctgtgtttttctcctcctgcctttCTCTCCTCTATCACAGTCGTAACAACACTAAACTCCGTTTTACTGATCAACAGCGTCCCTTAGAGTCCAAACGGAGGCAAGAACATGGATAACCACAACTGGGTTATGAATTAATTTCGATGCAATCCACTGTGTGAACCAACAGAGAGAGAATACAACTAGTggaactaataataataataaatggaGCGTCTTTAACCGGGATACACAATCAAACCACATACTCCAAGAACAATCAAACAGTCAGAAAGCCAGCGACTACAATATGATATAAAGTTCAAAAGAGAAAAGGTACAAAAGGACATTGTATTGTAATCAGCAAACCTCTAGACAACAGTCGgttgcaaaataaaatattggcAAGTAATTACTCCACTTTAAGACACGGTGCAAAGGAGAATATGTGATATAGGAGGGAATTATTGTTTCAAAATGAGCATAATTTGATATGTTTAAGGTTATAAATATGAATAGAGAAGCAGTGATGTTAGGTGATACACATTTGGGTGGGATGCTTTCCCTGGTGCTGAATAAGAACGCATGGTGCAAAGTAGTTCACAATGAATTCAACtttagacagaaaaaaaaaaacacgatacAAATACGATTCTTAATTACTTAACTAACCTCAAGAGGAGAGTCTGGTTCATCCAGGATGCTCTTTTCACTCTGTATCCGCTGCATCGTGCCTGTAGAACTGGGGTCCATTATCAGCACGTTCTGACTACCAGCTCCGCCGAACTTACAGTCACTCTTTCTGGAGTCAGTCGTCCTGCACACCTCGTAATTGTACACGTGTTGGAGAGTCCCTGTCCCCAAGGTGTCTGAGTAACGCGGTGGATAATATGGAATCACAGGGAGATTGGAGTGAAACAGGATGCGAGACTGTCTCCATCTGTAGATTTTCACTGAGATAATAACCACTACAcacgtgatgaagaggaaggaaactacaGCCAGAGCCAGCACTAAGTAAAAAGTCAGGTTGTCGTTGTACTCCTTGTCGTGCGTAAAGTCAGTGAACTCCGACAGCACTTCAGGGAAGCTGTCCGCCACCGCCACGTTAACAACGACTGTAGCTGAACGAGAGGGCTGCCCGTTGTCCTCCACTATAACActcagtctttgtttcactgcgTCTTTATCAGTGACTTGGCGGATAGTTCTTATTTCTCCATTCTGTGAGCCCACTTCAAACAGCGCCCTGTCTGTGGCTTTCTGCAGTTTATAGGAGAGCCAGGCATTCTGTCCAGAGTCCACATCAACAGCCACCACTTTAGTGACCAGATAGCCCACATCTGCTGAACGAGGCACCAGTTCAGCCACCAGAGAGCCACCAGTCTGGACTGGGTACAGAACCTGAGGGGGGTTGTCGTTCTGGTCCTGGATCAGTATTTTCACAGTCACGTTGCTactgagtggaggagagcctCCATCCTGAGCTTTGACCACTAACTGAAGCTCTTTAATTTGTTCATAATCAAACGAGCGCACTGCATGAATAACTCCAGTCTCACTGTTGATGGAGACGTAAGACGAGGTTGGATTACCACTGATCTGTGTTTCCTCTAGAAAGTACGAAATTCTGGCGTTTTGATTCCAATCAATATCTCGTGCCTTGACAGAAAATATGGACATTCCAGGGGAATTGTTTTCTGCCACGTGAGCAATGTAGCTAATTTGGTCAAATGACGGGGCGTTGTCATTCACGTCAGAGATTTTCAACCGTAATATTGTTGTAGTTGACAAAGATGGTGATCCTGAATCGGCAGCCCTAACAGTTATGTTGTACTCGGACACAACTTCTCTGTCAAAAGGTGACTCCGTTAATAATGCATAGTAATTAGTtaatgtggattttattttaaaagggaGGCTTCTGTCTGTTGTGCAAATAATCTGACCATTTAGTTCTGAGTCTGCGTCAATCACATTAATTATGGCAACTGTGGTGCCCAAGGGAGAATCCTCAGGCACCGGGCTGGAGAATGACATCACATTTATGACAGGTGCATTATCATT contains these protein-coding regions:
- the LOC117768897 gene encoding protocadherin gamma-A5-like, encoding MGIRQHRCGKWLSCWTLTLQLFVFVFMISTVSGQIRYSIPEEMKKGSLIGNVAQDLGLDLKRLRSGRARIVTGENNQYTELKTDKGILVVNERIDREELCGDVTPCSFSFEIILENPIELHRVTVEILDINDHAPTFKNKVINLEISESATMGSHFDLESAYDPDAGLNSLQNYVLSLNDNFALKQHSNADGLKFAVMILQKPLDREMNPHLSLKLIAVDGGTQQRSGTVNIEITVLDANDNSPVFNQSLYTASVTENAAIGTYIATVNASDADSGSYGLVTYTFSNVKGKSGEMFEIDSLSGKITVADNIDFEKDKKYEIRVIAKDQGGLSDSSKVVVEVTDINDNAPAINIMSFTSLISEDVSPGTTIAVFNVKDADSERNGQITCSVDPKHPFKIQSSLTNYYNLLSDEPFDRESKPEYNITISATDSGSPPLFTKVTIHLKISDVNDNAPVFSKPNYSADIIENNIPGMSIFTVSAQDSDWNQNARISYLLEETQVSGNPVSSYVSINSETGVIHAVRSFDYEQIKQLVLIVKAQDGGSPPLSSNASVKILIQDQNDNPPQVLYPVQTGGSLVAELVPRSADVGYLVTKVVAVDVDSGQNAWLSYKLQKATDRALFEVGSQNGEIRTIRQVTDKDAVKQRLSVIVEDNGQPSRSATVVVNVAVADSFPEVLSEFTDFTHDKEYNDNLTFYLVLALAVVSFLFITCVVVIISVKIYRWRQSRVLFHSNLPVIPYYPPRYSDTLGAGTLQHVYNYEVCRTTDSRKSDCKFGGAGSQNVLIMDPSSTGTMQRIQSEKSILDEPDSPLEVRPLTY
- the LOC117768898 gene encoding protocadherin gamma-A1-like, with translation MAFENSPPSCVRWRLYGRPVMLFLLFLWCFGHIVSGQIRYTIPEEMKKGSVIGNVAQDLGLDVQRLRSGRARIVTGQSLQYTELKTDKGILVVNERIDREQLCGDVTPCSFSFEVILENPMELHRITVEITDINDNSPTFENDEITFEISESAALGSRFLLASAVDADAGSNGLQKYILSANDIFNLKQHSSPDGRKYAEMILQKPLDRETEPKISLRLIAVDGGTPHRSSTVNIYITVLDANDNPPVFNQSLYRAAVNENALKGTYITTVNASDADSGSNGQVTYRFSNRKEQLADIFHLDSTTGTITLSGQVDYEKDKKYEIMTEAMDQGGLTDSSKVLIEIVDINDNAPVINVMSFSSPVPEDSPLGTTVAIINVIDADSELNGQIICTTDRSLPFKIKSTLTNYYALLTESPFDREVVSEYNITVRAADSGSPSLSTTTILRLKISDVNDNAPSFDQISYIAHVAENNSPGMSIFSVKARDIDWNQNARISYFLEETQISGNPTSSYVSINSETGVIHAVRSFDYEQIKELQLVVKAQDGGSPPLSSNVTVKILIQDQNDNPPQVLYPVQTGGSLVAELVPRSADVGYLVTKVVAVDVDSGQNAWLSYKLQKATDRALFEVGSQNGEIRTIRQVTDKDAVKQRLSVIVEDNGQPSRSATVVVNVAVADSFPEVLSEFTDFTHDKEYNDNLTFYLVLALAVVSFLFITCVVVIISVKIYRWRQSRILFHSNLPVIPYYPPRYSDTLGTGTLQHVYNYEVCRTTDSRKSDCKFGGAGSQNVLIMDPSSTGTMQRIQSEKSILDEPDSPLEVS